The segment GAAAGAGCAGACTTTCATCCTTAGCATATTTAAGCCAAAAAGTAAAGAAGTGTAGGAATGAGGACCAGAGTCAAACCCTTTCAGTGAGCAGAGAAGCCAAAGATACGAAACAATGACAGCTTGGACCCAGCATTGCCTCCTGGCTGTACCGCGCACAGCAGAGCCAGGTCCGGGTTCCTAACACGGCGTCACGGCGCAGTCACGGCGGCGGCTGCCCCTCCGGCGCTCCCCCAGGCCCATCCGCGTGCTGCGCTTGTACGGCCGGAGCCTGCTTCAGGTCTGAGCCCCGCAGACGGGGCTGTAGGGGAGACGGTAACCAGCAGCCCTGCTTCCCTCGTGAGAGATGCCTCGGGACCCTGCCTGAAGTCCTCTTTGCACAGTGTATTCATGTTTCCTAGGGACCTGCTTGTCGCCTTGGGCGTccacctctcccactttccccaaCCGCTCCTAGACCCGTGAACTGAGGGCCCGTGcagtgcaggccctggaggagACAGTCCCTGCAACTGAGATGAAGACGCGCCAGGGCCAAGggaagaagaaggggaggggggaTGCAGGAGGGTGAAGAGCGCAAGGGCTGAGGAGCCGAGGGCCCGCCTGGGCTGCCGCCGGGGAGAGTGCCCCGCCTCCCGCGTCAGCCGTGGGCGGTCCTCGGTCCCAGCGTCAGAAAGCCGGCCCGGCAGCCTTCCGCCGCGCGTGTCCTCCAGCAGGTCGCTTTAACTCTTCCCGTCTTAGTCCCCACGTGGCAAAATGGAGACACCCATAATGATAGCTGTCCTCTCAGATTCAAAAATATTGGTGAGAAGCATGCACAGATGTTCTATAAACTGTGAAGTGCAGGTCAGGTGGCGCCTGCCGACCTGCACAGCTGCTCAGGAAGGAAGCCCAGCGGGCGCAGAACTCTCCTCAGCGATGATTTCACCTCCTTGTTCCGGAGGCTGTAGATCAGGGGGTTCAGCATGGGGGTGACCAGGTTATTCAGGACCTGGACAGTTGCATccacccaggggctgggggtgggcctgAGGTAGATGAGGACCACCGGCATGTAGAACAGCAGGATGGCGGCCAGGTGGGCACTGCAGGTGGAGAAGGCGTGTCGCCGGCCCTCTGCAGAGCGGATCTGCAGGATGGAGTAGACGATGCGACTGTAGGAggtgaggatgaggaggaagCAGGTGAGGGGCATGAGGCCCACACTGATGAGCCCCACCATCTCCAGGGCCGAGGTGTCTGCACAAGCCAGCTTCAGCATCACTGGGATGTCACAGAAGTAATAGTCCACCTCGTTGGGGCCGCAGTAGGGCAGCTGGAAGGTGAGAGTAGTTAGAAAGGTGGCCTGAACGCAGCCAAAAAGCGAGGTCCCCATGGCCAGGATGGCACACGCTCTGTGACTCATGATTATTGTGTAGCGCAGAGGGTGACATATGGCCACAAAGCGGTCGTAAGCCATCACCGTGTACAGGAAGCACTCTGTGCAGCCCAGGAAATGGTAGAAGAAGAGCTGGCACACGCAGCCTGCATAGGAGACAGCTCGGCTGTTCCCGGAGAGGTAGAGGAGCATCTTGGGGGAactcacagaaggaaaaaatatgtcACACACAGAGAGTTTAcacaggaagaagtacatgggggtgtgaaGCCGAGAGGAGGAGACAATCGCCAGTAGGATGAGCAGGTTGCCTATAAGCGTGAAGACGTAGAAGGACAGAAACAGGACAAAGAGCGTGGCCTCCAGGCCGTGTGTGTGCGGGATGCCCAGCAGAATAAACGCGGTCACCACTGAGGCATTCCTCATAGCTGTGAGAAAGTCAGACCTCGAAGAGGGGCCCGAGACACCAAAGTCTGAACGCCAGTATCAGATTATTAAGCTTCTCGGTGCTGAGTGCTTAGGCTGTGTTTTTAACAAGGAACAACCACCTTCTTATGAATGGCAGGCTCTACATAAAAATCCTGGGTAATAAGAGAAGGCTGCTTTAGAGCCAGTCTGTCCACCTCCCGGAAAGAGCTGCCCTCTGTGACAAGATCAGAAGTTTTGGAATCTGTTCAAAACATTCTTATGTTAAGTTAGAAACCTTCTTACAGTTGTTTAATTCATGGATTTACTCTCTTCAGGCATACTTATATTTTGAACTCTCACAGTATCCCTGAGAAGCAAACTCCCATTCTGCAGTACCCTCTGAAAGATACCAGGAAAACACTTGTGTTAGAATCAGAACGCTTGATTTGAAGCCCTGCTTCGCCACTTAATAGCTgtagtaaaaataatttatacagtATCTTTCACAGACATAATTTTATCCTGCACGAAATGAAAAGCATAATTATTATACCAACAACACAGATACCCTGGTGTCACGGTAAAGTTAATGAAATTTCTGTGAAAGTATCTGGCAAAAATCATAAATCCTAATGAAAAGTGTTCCTTTATGTTTCTTAAATGTACTCAAGTAACTTTTTTAATGTTACTATTCTATAGTTATgtgcaaataaatgttttatgaaGTAACATTATTAAAGAAACTTGTGTCAGATCCTCTTCAGGGTACATCCTTCCAGACTAGGGAGCTGTAATACCCCCAGCTCTCTCAGGAGATGCTGCTCTGGTTCTTCTGGTCCTTTTAACCTTTTCTAAGTGGACTTACGGAGACTCTGAAATATTAAGCAAAAGAAATAGTAACAGCAAGCAAAGCATCAAATTCATGTTActgcaagaaaaagagaaatgcacTAACGCACATGGCAGAAAGTCGAAGAACAGCTCCACTGAGGGATGTTAAAGAATTCACAGCAGGGTGTAGTGTCTGGGAAGCACAGGGGCTCTTCCTCTCATCACTCATTCAGTAATAAGAAATACACATACACCATTTAATCAAAATTTACTATGTTCCAAGGACTGGGCTCAGTACTtacaaaatatgattttttttcaataaacctGTAAGGAAAAAACTATTATCATTATTCTCACCTGTTGGtcagaaaactgaagcttagaaaaaTGGAGCAAGTTCCCCAGGGTTACAAAGCTAGTATGTGACAGAGCCAAGACTCAGACCTGTTTCAGTCCACCACCTGTGCCCTTAACCATTAGGAAATTCTGCCCTTCATTTACTGTGCTGTCCAGGGCAGCCTGTCCCACTGCTGGGCAGTGGGTTCACATCATCATTTTATACTCAGCTGGGAAAAGTCTTCTTGTCTTCTTTCTCCTTGCTCGTTTCCAGTCTTGACTCTAGAGCACATCTAGTTGGTGTATCATTTAGTTTTAGAGAAGAGACAACAGGCTTTTCCCATCCCTTCAACACCATCCCTTAGTATCAACTCCAATACAGGAGCTTTCACATCCTAGAGCCACATTCAACGTGAGGCTTCCAATCATGAACTGTGGCAGGGGCCACTAAAAAACATGACAAAAGAATGACCGAGTCAAAACGGGTCACTCACATACACCCTAAATTTGGGCAAAAGTGAAGACAGCAAGGGGAAAACCGCGCTGCTCTAGGGGAGAAACGCTGCTGACAGCCTGCTTCTTGTTACTAATTCCGGCCATACCTGAACAGTGCGTCTGAGAATGCAGAATCCTGTGAGCTCTGCGTCACCTCTTCTTGGTCAGCAAAGTAACAGGTCTTTGGTCCTTGCCTGTGATCAGACACAGTGATAATCTCTGATTCTATAATACTGTTTGATTTTTAAGTCCATTTCAGGAAAAAGAAGCCCCAAGCACCAGGAAGGTCCCTGTGTGGGCGGCAGCGGCTAACAGGGAGAGCCGGGCAGCAGTTTGAACACACACAGTCCACCTGAGAACACGTTCAGGCTCCCCTGTGTTAGAACAAGACCTCACCTGGCTTACTGTTTCTGAGCAGAGCACGGAGTGCTCCAGCCACAGGAGCTCTAATGCCCCTACTTATAAAGAATTGAGTCTCAAAGGGCTTGTGCAGTCAAGAGACCTGTACACACTCCTTCTTCCTGGATTACGTCCTTGGAAGTTTATTCAGGTCCCTGAAAGCCCTGCGTGGGGCTCAGTGAGAGCTCTGAGGGGGCAATTAGTCATATTCACATCCAGCTGTGAAACAACAGCAGTGAGATCATCAGAAAGGGACGCCTTAAAGAGGGAAATGTCTATGTTCCTCCGTTATCTGCATGGCAGAACACACTCCAGTTATAACCTTAGATCCCCTGCAATGCTCTCCCATTTTTTTGGTTGCCTTACACACCCTCAGTCTTTTGCTTGTGATGCCATTTGTCTGTTGCTTTTGTAATTATTTGTATCCTGTTGCTATTCCAAATAGAAACCTAATcagttagtttttatttattatgaatCTCTATTGTTAACGTGTCCTTCAGGTCAATActcctaaagaaaaatatatatccataGGAGGGTGACTGGTATAAAGGAAGGGGTTGGCTGTAAACCTTCTCGTAAGAAAAATGATTGACTAAGTAGCTAATATGAGGTGAACAATTCATAGTAAGCATTTACCACATGctaacttaaaattaaaaaatttttatttaagtgtggttgatttacaatgttctgttagttcccggcatacagcaaagtgattcaattatgcgTCTCTGCATCTATATAGACATGTggatagattctttttcatattcttttccattataggtcattacaaggtattgaatatagttccctgtgctctacaacaGGTCCTTCTTGTTTGTCTGtcttatatatggtagtgtgtatctgttaatcccaagctcatAACTTagccctccccccttcccctttggtaatcataaatttgttttatgtatgtaagtctatttttgttttgtaaataagttcatttgtatatttttttagaatctacatataaattataacacattatatttatctttttctgcctgacttacatcacttagtatgatagtctctagatccatccatgttgctgcaaattatctcattcttttttacaattgagtaatattctattgtgtatatgtgtgtgtgtgtgtgtgtatcacagcttctttatccagtcatctattgatggacacttaggttgctttcatgtattggctattgtaagtagtgctgctgtgaacattggggtgcatatgtctttttggtttatagttttcacctttttctggatatatgcccaggagtgggattgctggatcatacgctaattctattttaagtttttttaaggaacctccatactgttctccatagtggctgcaccaatttaattcccaccaacagtgtaggagggttcccttttctccacaccctctccagcatttattaattgtagatttttaacattgaagtaccatcagttacaatgtgtcaatatctggtgtacagcacaatgtacaggtcatacatatgtatacatatattcatttcatattctaattatagatttttttgataatggccattttGACCAACGTCAGGTGATAaccacattgtagttttgatttgcatttctttaatagttaGTGAtactgtgcatcttttcatgtgcctgtcctccatctgaatgttttctttggagaaatgtctatttaggtcttctgcccattttttaactggtttgtttctttgatattgacCTGTATAAGCTGttcattttggaaattagtcccttgacAGTCCTATtgtatacaaatattttctcccatttagtaggctgtcttttgggttttcttatggtttcctttgctgtgcaaaaacttttaagtttaattagatttcatttgtttatttttgcttttatccaCTACTCTAAGAGACGGATCAAAAAactattgctgcaatttatgtcagagttttctgcctatattttcctctaggagttttatagtgtctGGCCTTACGTTTAGTTCTTCAGTtcatttgagtttacttttgtatatggtgttagagaatgttctaatttcattcttttacatgtagctgtccagttttcccagcaccacttattgaagagactgtcttttctccatcacatattcttccctcctttgttgtagattaatttaCCATAAGTGCATGACTTTACTTCTGGACTCTCTATCccgttccattgatctatgtccttgtttttgtgccagtaccatactgttttgattagtgtgactttgtagtatagtctgaagtcagggagcatgattcctccagctccattcttctttctcaagatagttttggctatttggggtcttttgtgtttccatataaattttaaaattattcattccagttctgtgaaaaatgctattaGTAATTTGATATAGTTTGTACTTaatgtgtagattgccttgggtactATGATTATTTTAACAATCTTTCAATCCAATAACATGGTATTTCTTTCTATCTGTTTGTGTTATCTTCagtctttcatcagcatcttatagttttcagagtacacgtcttttgcctccttagggcATTCTTAGGTATTTTAGTGGTAtgctaacttttaaattttattattatacttAATCTCCAAGTGAAACCTTATAAAGTAGGTGATATTATTTGACCAAAAAAAAGACCCTGAAAAGCAGATTAAAAACTTGAATATTACATACACAATTAGAAAGTGAGTGagctggggagggtatagctcaggggtagagtgcatgcctagcatgcatgaggtcctgggttcaatccccagtacctctattttaaaaagtaaataagtaaataaacctaattactccagCCTCCAAAAAAACAATAAGCAAATAGAAAATGAGTGAACTGAGACTGTAATTTTAAAGCTAGTGCTTTTAAGCTCTATGCTATGGATTCTAGAAATTTGAGTTTTGcacccaaagagaaacagagatatAATGTGATTTTTCAAACGTTTGCAGGGCTGGTAAACAGACTTCATATGCACTGTTCCACGTGGTTACTCAAGAATCCTGGGCAGATCTGGTAGAAAGACAGATTTAttttcaatatagaaagtaagttTAATTATTAGAAAATGTACATGGATGAAATAAGCAACCTTATGAGGTAGTTATCTCCTTGTCTGGAAATACTCAAGAAGGTGTAAAAAGAACCATCTTTCAGGGGTGCCATTAAGGATATTTTCAATTTGAATGAATAACTTCAGTTAAAGTTCTTCCTAACTTGGAAGTTATTTGACTTTATTTATACTGTAAAACTTTTCAATGATACCTAACACAGTAAAAGTGTAGCTTTAATGATGCTAATTCTACTAACCCCTAAGCAAAAGAAGTGACGGATATAACCACAGTAGTTATGACAGTAACTACTGCAATACCAAGACTGttaggaaacattttaaaagaggagGAACACAGATCATGGAGGGAGTCCAGGTGCTACTTAGTGTTGTCACAAGGTGAGTGGCCTGCTGGGATGTCTTCCTGAGCAGACCACAGTTTtagtaacaaacatttattgtgcaTTTGCTACATACTGAGTGCTCCACATGTATTAGCTCTTTCAGTTCTCCCTAGAAGTCTATCAGGCAGGCAGCATTATTTCCCCCATTTCTAGTAGAAAATTTAGCCACAAAGAGTAAAAGCAACTTAACCAAGGTAATAGGGTTGGTTAGTGGATCCAGGATGATAGGACCCTTCCGTttgagttaaaaagaaaagtaagctTGTAACTAATTCTGATTTTCAAATACCCATTCATAACTAATATCACCTTACATTTGTGGCTAGTCGAGTTTTTCAATGCACTTCTgtggtttttaaattaattctctcAAGAACTACGTAAGGGGGCTTttattaacctcattttacaaatacacTGAACTCAGGGCAATTGTGACTTTCTAAATGTTAGACAGCAGAAGAGTTCAGGCATCCCCAGGCTTAATTCTCTTCCCGCACATCATCACTGCTTCCCAAAATGACCCCGTACAGAAGGCGGCTGTCCCTGTGTAAGAGGAGCATTATTAATAGATTCATTTTAGAGTTTTGAAGGAGTCTTGTGTATACCCTTGTAGTCCTTACCGTTTTAATTGTGTATTATCTGACAAGAGTATGGCCTTAAACTataatgagagagacagagagacctgTTCAGTGTTATGTCTTGTTTCACAGGGATTGAGTCCCAGGAAGTTCAACAGGTATTTCTCAAAGGAGCTCTCTTGCTATGGTCTACTTGTAGGAAATTTTGCCTTATATTTGGATCATTCTTGCTTTAACCAGAGAAAACAGTCTGCCTCTTTTTTCCTCTACTCCAGAAGTTCAACTAAGTCACTGGCATATGCTAGCAACAACTGGTTTCTCAACTAATCATTCAGCAGAACTTTCTGATTATAAATAGCAGGGCTATGTCTAGGCATTCTTGGTCCAGTGACAGGTGCTTTCCAGTTtgttggcagggctggggtctAGGGTGAATGGCCAAATGAAAGTTTCTTCTTTCATCTGCAAAAACTCAGTAGGGAAAAACTGGACTGTGAATCAAAATGGAAGAGTAGGATGATGGCTACTTACTAGGCGATAAATTTCTTAAGCTATTATTctcctgcctttctttttctttcttttttccttctggtggGAAAGTGCTCAGTTGCTTTCCTGGGCCTCCTAATAATTTAATGGTTTCTGTCAAAGAGGTTTGACCCACTTAATGGAAGAGTTAAAAGTAATATAGGAATGAAACTTACATTTTCTGCATTGGGGAGAGACGGGAATGACAGATATCAGGGACTTGAATCCTTCTAAACTTTAGTGACTTGGTGTCACcaccaattctttttttttatttatagtcattttacaatgtgtcaatttctggtgtacagcataattcttcagtcatacatgaatatatacatactcattttgatattttcaccataagctactacaaaacattgaatatatttccccgtgctgtacagtataaacttgtttatctattttatatataccagtcagtatctgcaaatcttgaactcccagttttatcccttcccacccccctcccccttggcaacaagtctgtattctatgtctatgagtctgtttctgttttatatataagctcattttttttttagattccacatatgagtgataccgtatggtatttttctttctctttctggcttacttcacttagaatgccattctccagggccatccatgttgctgcaaatggcattgtttcatcattttctatggctaagtagtattccattgtataaatataccacaatttcttcatccagtcatctgtcagtggacatttaggttgtttccatgtcttggctactgtaaatagtgctgctatgaacattggtgtgcaggtgtctttttgaattaggattccctctggatataagcccaggagtgtcACCAATTCTTAAAGGACTCCTCACTCTTCTATGTGGTCCCCAGTGCCATAGACTGTAAACTGCTGGGATCTGGCTCAGGTAACCACAGCAGGCGATAGTACTGGAACAGCCACTGTATCTGAGGGAGCAGACCAGGTACTAGCAGGGAGATCACCAGTCTAGAGGGTTTGAGATGTAGCTCAGTCTGTCAAGCAAACTGTGGTATCCAATTTCCATGGCACAAGCAGACAAGTGGGTCAAGGTTCAGGAAGAGTAAAACTTTTATTAACAGATATTCAAGAAGATGCAGTAGAGCATCCGTaccgaaaaacaaaaacaaaaacacatacacatacacgtaGAGAGacataactctgtgtgtgtgtgtataaaacagagATGTATCTATACATCCTCTGGACTTGGACTTGGAACCAACACAGGATGTTTCCCCCCAGAAAGGAGGATTGAAAAGAATAAGTAGAACCCCAGTCCAGGAAGACCAAGTGACCCTGTTTGGGATTTGAGCTCAGACAACAAGGGTAGTAAGGTCCTACTGTCAGAACTGCAGACACAAGGAGAGAGCAACATAAAAGGAAAGGAACTGAAACTGAGGTCTAGGAAAAGCTGTTTTGAGGCTCGGCTGCTTAAATGCTTCCTTCCAAAGGGCAGCAGCGGTCCTCAAAGCTGAGGCAGGGCTGGGTCTACAA is part of the Vicugna pacos chromosome 33, VicPac4, whole genome shotgun sequence genome and harbors:
- the LOC102536267 gene encoding olfactory receptor 10D1B-like — protein: MRNASVVTAFILLGIPHTHGLEATLFVLFLSFYVFTLIGNLLILLAIVSSSRLHTPMYFFLCKLSVCDIFFPSVSSPKMLLYLSGNSRAVSYAGCVCQLFFYHFLGCTECFLYTVMAYDRFVAICHPLRYTIIMSHRACAILAMGTSLFGCVQATFLTTLTFQLPYCGPNEVDYYFCDIPVMLKLACADTSALEMVGLISVGLMPLTCFLLILTSYSRIVYSILQIRSAEGRRHAFSTCSAHLAAILLFYMPVVLIYLRPTPSPWVDATVQVLNNLVTPMLNPLIYSLRNKEVKSSLRRVLRPLGFLPEQLCRSAGAT